Below is a window of Rhodamnia argentea isolate NSW1041297 chromosome 11, ASM2092103v1, whole genome shotgun sequence DNA.
atcttttccctAAGTCTCGGAGATGGAGTTCCTCATGCCACATTGTCCTTGGAAATTTCACTCTCTGGTCGATGGGATTATATGATCTTATTTAAGACTATAGAAGAAAATTTCTGGAGTCTTGACTTCACCAGCTGAGGCGAACAGTGCAATATTGAAGTGAGTGTCACATATACAATTAAAGGGGGTATATAAATCAACCCTGTTTTGGTGGGAGTGGAAGTCAACTATTGGCAAGCATGTGGAACTAACAAATGATTGTTCGCTTAGTTGCCAAAATTGGAGCAACGAgtacttttttttgtccttttagtTCACAATTTGTTCTTCGGCTGCAGAGGTTATAATCAATGAATGGAAAGGTTTTTCTCCCTTTTCAGTGTAAGAGTACTAACACATGCTTTCTGCAGTGGCTGAAAAAGACTAGGAGGAAGGCTCTCTTTGTTTCCTTGGAGAAGATTAAGGAAGGTGTGTTTTTCAATGATTCAAATTCGAATATATGTTTCTGAGGCCAACAAGGGGCAGGTTGCCCTCAGGGAAAAATAAGTTTGACTCCTGCTTCATTTGTTTGCTTGTTAGAGTTGATGCTGCTTGGACTCATATCTCTACTGCTGGCACAATGGGCAAATTGGATCTCTCAGATTTGCGTTAACTCGTCTCTTTTCAGCAGCAAGTTCTATCTATGCTCCGAACAGGACTTCGAAACCACAGGGAATTTTGTGTCtgaaagttctttctcttttctgaaTGAGACCGATATTCCTCCAAAAGGAATTAATGCTCTGTCATCTCATCAATGCGGAGAGGTAGTATGTTTCACTCAGTCATAGATATTTTAAACTAGTCACACAAATACCTAAAAGACCACTCATTGCATGATGCAGGGCCAAGAACCTTTTGTTTCATCTGAAGGTCTCGAGCAACTTCACCGTTTTCTCTTTGTCCTCGGTATCACCCATGTTCTTTATAGCTGCCTGGCAGTTGGCCTTGCCATGAGCAAGGTCAGGCTTGTCTCCTCCGTCTGCCAGAATTATTATTCACTTGTAGATCATGTTGGCATCGCTATACGGACTGTGATTTCTCTGACGAACTGTATTTGATCCCTAATTGCATCCTCCGCAGATTTACAGCTGGAGGAAATGGGAAAACCAGGCTACTTCAACTACTGAAGGGGATGTTCAAGGTAAGTCATTGAAACTGATTGAAATCAAGATAAATTCCTTAATTGTAATTGCTAATCATGAGAATATCTATTTGTTAAAATATTTGCTACTTTTTTTTCGTTAGTGTTTTTGCCTTGTGTTCTGATTATGCAAAGAGAGCGGTCCTTTCAGTTAAATAGAGGTTCTGCAAcatgattaccaaaagagtagatatcttttttttcttttttttccaaaaacgaATAGGTTTGAGTAACAGGATACTAATGGATTTTGTGTCTCCCGTCAAGATAAACAGGCTGCATGGAGATTCTAACGGTTAACTTTTTGTATACGAAAAAAGACAGGACAATGGTATAGAAACTTGAGTAATTGGCAGAAATTCTGGAGTAATTTGCAATCCCAGTACATTGCTATTGCTCTCTTTAGAACTGCAGTTGAACGCTCTTCCACCAAAAACAGAGTCAAGCCCCCAAGAGCCTTGTTTCATAGAAATCTTGTTAGTGATTGAGCTCATCAAATAGTCCCAACTGACCTCCATAGCCCGTTGCTGACTGCTTCTGTAAAAGAGAATGATGTACTGTGTCTTCCTTGCGCAATAaagtttctctttttctcaccCTATCATCgtgtttgtttttcttcattGAAAAGCATATACTTGATGGACTTGTTTATTGATATTGATCATGTTCgtttccaagtttctgcttgTAATTATTCTAAGCTCAAGTTTTGATATCTTTAcagcaaagaaagccaagattaTGAGGCGGCagtctacatttgtttttcACCACACATCTCATCCATGGAGCCGGAATAGGGTCCTCATTTGGATAGTAATTTCTCTTCCTTCTGAACTTATTTCTGTACCGCAAGGCATTTTAGTTTATCCCAATATCTTTTTGATCTAGTTGCCTTCTTAGTCAACCATCTTGTTTGAATGCAGAAGCCAGGAAACAATCTCTTAGTTTGTTCCATACATTGTCTCTTATGCTTTTGGGTGCGATCAATGAGGTGGAAGGACTCATTAGTTGTTCCAAgggatttttttatcattgCCACCGGACATTAAGCCTCATTTATGTGCTTCGAAATTAAGTTGCCTTACTCAGTATTTTGTTCTCTTCTGACaagacatttttcattgttttacgACAGACACTTACTTCAATTTATGAAGCTTTGTGTGGAGTTGATCTCATGTCGTATATACATAGGTTAGTGACGCTGTATGATATTTTTTGCAGCTTTGCTTTCTTCATCAATTTAGGTGTTCCATCCAAAGATCAGATTACCTGGCTTTGCGGTTGGGTTTCATCACAGTAGGTATCTAACCTCAGTCCATTCCTTATTAGACatgatctctccctctctctctctctctctctctcggcaatAACATCGCAGAACCTAAAAGCAGAAGATGAAGCCTATGCATGCTTTCACTAAACCTAAAAAAGCTTACTTTGACAGTGATCATATACCTAAAATGTACTAACTACACTTATTCAGGCCATCTCTAattaaaatcaattgaaaatgacACATGCTTGGTTAATGCATGGTTAAGCTGAAGCAATATAATCGTGTCAGTGAGTTCCATGATCCCTCTTTCGTTGTGTAATAGTCAACCAGTGACTAAAGCAACATGTTAGCCAATAACTTATGAGACAGTAGATGATATACCTTAGTTCTCTTTTGGTGGTGAATTGTGCACACAAGTTCACTGGCTAGGTTATCACAAAAATATCATCTCCACCTCCTAGGATCTTCCATGAAATGTGCCCTGATAATACCTCTCATGCATACTGGAAGAAATATATATACAGGCAAGAGACAATAAAACTTCCACGATTTAGCTTTATCTTGAATTCCTCAGTGCTTGgtgaaataaaaagaacatttaGCTTGTTTGGCCAATGAAAGAAAATTGAGTTAGAAAGAAGAAACTTTGCATCGTGTTGAATACTGAGTTCTAAGAAGTAAGAACTTCTAGAATGTGACTTAAGCTCAAGAAGCTACGATCTTAGGATTGACTGTTTGACATTTTGTAATAGCACAGACAGCAAGTGAATCTACCCCCAAAATAATTCAAGGAACAAGTCTACcaaatttattgattttgatGGCTAAGTCTATGTGGTCAGTGTATCACCTTGTTTAGCAAAATGTTGTTGACATGAAATCATCAGCACTAACGGTTACATTATcgcaattttcttctttctagttagatgaaattatcttttttaGCTGAAATCTTCTCTTAATTTACATTGCTTTAATGGTATCCAGAAACACAATTTGCCCCACTCTTACGATTTTCACAAGTACATGGTACGCAGTATGGAAGATGAATTTCATGGTATTTTGGGAATCAGGTTAGCACTAAGCATTTACCTGTCTTCTGATGCTTTGGTTATCAGGTATCTTTTCACTGCACAATGTCTTTTTTATGCTGAAACCTACGAGCTATGAGCAACCAGACCTAGTTGCCACAGGACAGATCTTTTGCAGTTCAACTAGGGCCTCAAAAAGTGGATCTTCGTTGACTTCTTTGCTGcatcaaagaaaaagttaatgTATTGAATTATCTACCCCACTACAATTGACAATGCTTCCACGGGTTAACAAGTGATAACTACCTGCCACTATAAACCAcagaaaaaatttcttttgggGCAGAGTCCGCTGGGTCTTGAGTGATGGACATAGTAAAGGAGCGAGGAACCCTTATATGGATGTGTTAACTGTGTTCTTACTTGCAAAATTGGTTTTGTTTGATGTGGCTGATGATTGGTAATGGCATCATGAGGGGTTCTTGAGCCAATGCATTCTAACCTCACTGCTGTTGTATATGGGGACATACCCAGCTTGTAATGCCGTCAACTGTTTAAATGTGAAAACAAGTGAGCTCTCCTGGATTCTGTCGTTGTGAGCATCTCTTTAATCTAAACAGTACTGAATTCATGTCTAAGTCATTATCCACATCAAGTTGGCAACACCTAATTTCCTCTTTGGAGGAAGTGGCAGCAACATTATCTACATGGTCTTAAAGGTATGATTGATGTTGACTGGACCATACTGGCTTGGAGATTTTGTAGTTTCTTATATCTACTTTCTTGATTTCTTTCCTCGATAGTTGCTGTGGAGATAATGTGATTGTTGCATACCTTTGGGAATACCAAAGCCCAATTTGCCTGAGTTTTTTGGTATTTCCACGAGAATGAGATCTTGTAACATATGGAAACTTTGCTGCTCTTAAGGGCCATAGTATGCGATGCTAGGTCAAAATAAAACACAAAGCTGATCTTGTTATTTACTTTCTAAGCTTCTTTTATGATATTCCTTCGCTTCAAAGACACGACCTTATTTGCCAAATCTCAATTATGTCTTTTGCAGTTGGCCACTGTGGGGTTATGCTATCATTTGCATCTTTGTGAATATCCATGGTAACTTGTCATATTCAGAATGCAATTTCAAGTGCAAATAGGTAACTTGTGGTACATATATGTTATCAAATCGGAAAAATTTCAGGTCTCAATATTTATTTCTGGCTTTCGTTCATCCCTGCCATTGTAAGTACCTTCTCCATCGTGGTAGTCTAGAAAATGGACCAATTTGTTGGTTGTGTAACTTAAACTTGTTTTGTGCGTATTAGCTTGTCGTGTTGGTGGGGACAAAGCTCCAGCATGTTGTCTCCTCACTAGCACTTGAAATTGTAGAGCCCACAGGTCCATCCAATGCAACACAAGTAAAGCCTCGGGATGATCTGTTTTGGTTTGGAAAGCCAGAGATATTGTTGTATTTAATACAGTTCATCATATTTCAGGTTACACCCTGTGCCAATGTTTTGCATACGCATGTATTGTCGTTGTCATTTTGGCTGATAGTAGTCATCTTCCTTGCTGTGCAGAATGCCTTCGAGATGGCAACATTTATCTGGGCATTGGTAAGATTGATTATTTCTCAATCAATAATCATGGAAATAGTTATGTATGCCCCAAAACTTTTATGCAGTCTTTTTATGGCTTCAACTGAATGCATGGCCTAATTTAATATGTTCTTGGAGATCCACGTAAATAGTTATGTATGCCCCAaaactttttttccttgaagTGTGAATGATAATGTAATGAGTAAATAACTTATTTGCCCATTAACTGTATGTTGcgatctctctctgtgtcttcCTACCTAGTGCCTACAATAATTGAAGAGTGACAGCTTACCAAGTCTTATATGTTTCTTGTTTTAGTGGGGATTTAAACAAAGGTCATGCTTCACGAAGAACCATTTATTAGTAATCATTCGCCTTGCTTGTGGGTAAGTCTCTATGTTTGAGCTGCAAATCTCTTCTATTTCGTCAATTCCTAATCATGACTTGTTTGTTGTTCACATGGGTTATCTATCGACTCTTTTTTGCCATGTTCCCcaattaattttcaatgcaGGGTCATTGTTCAGTTTTGGTGCAGTAATAGCACAGTTCCCCTGAATGTAATTG
It encodes the following:
- the LOC115747400 gene encoding MLO-like protein 4, which encodes MNPSVQQGRSLAETPTYLVASVVTVLVFVCLFVERSIYRFGRWLKKTRRKALFVSLEKIKEELMLLGLISLLLAQWANWISQICVNSSLFSSKFYLCSEQDFETTGNFVSESSFSFLNETDIPPKGINALSSHQCGEGQEPFVSSEGLEQLHRFLFVLGITHVLYSCLAVGLAMSKIYSWRKWENQATSTTEGDVQAKKAKIMRRQSTFVFHHTSHPWSRNRVLIWILCFLHQFRCSIQRSDYLALRLGFITKHNLPHSYDFHKYMVRSMEDEFHGILGISWPLWGYAIICIFVNIHGLNIYFWLSFIPAILVVLVGTKLQHVVSSLALEIVEPTGPSNATQVKPRDDLFWFGKPEILLYLIQFIIFQNAFEMATFIWALWGFKQRSCFTKNHLLVIIRLACGVIVQFWCSNSTVPLNVIVTQMGSRCKKALVAESVRESLHSWCKRVKERSKRDSLRSYTVRSTCSLDTTVDERDEITVASGTLSRSSSLASLNNQDTVTSMEQIETVLDISDRPQEEFLFRMEEYLSESLRMSVPHSHHGEEDNSGEVGQEDKSETLWELFRRT